A genomic window from Flintibacter sp. KGMB00164 includes:
- the ilvD gene encoding dihydroxy-acid dehydratase — translation MRSDVIKKGAPAAPNRSLLYALGYTKEELERPLIGVVCSYNEIVPGHMNLDKIAEAVKAGIRAAGGTPVEFPAIAVCDGIAMGHVGMKYSLVTRDLIADSTEAMAMAHQFDGLVMIPNCDKNVPGLLMAAARVNIPTIFVSGGPMMAGTMNDGRRTCLSHMFEAVGSYYAGKLDEAGLEEYENNACPTCGSCSGMYTANSMNCLTEAIGMGLRGNGTIPAVWSARLRLAKHAGMQIMELVEKDIRPRDIMTEAAFHNAETIDMALGCSTNTMLHLPAIAHECGIELSFDMANEISDKTPNLCHLAPAGDTYMEDLERAGGVYAVMAELAKAGLLDTSLMTCTGKTIAENLEGVVNRNPELIRPIENPYSKTGGIAVLKGNLAPDGCVVKQSAVAPEMMVHEGPARVFDSEEDAIQAIYAGKIVAGDVVVIRYEGPKGGPGMREMLNPTSAIAGMGLDKDVALITDGRFSGATRGASIGHVSPEAASGGPIGLVEEGDLIAIDIPAHTITLKVDEATLAARKAKWVCPEPKIKTGYLARYAKLVSSADKGAILE, via the coding sequence ATGCGCTCTGACGTCATCAAGAAAGGGGCTCCCGCCGCCCCCAACCGTTCCCTGCTTTACGCCCTGGGCTACACCAAGGAGGAGCTGGAGCGGCCCCTCATCGGCGTGGTCTGTTCCTATAACGAGATCGTTCCCGGTCACATGAACCTGGACAAGATCGCCGAGGCCGTCAAGGCCGGCATCCGGGCCGCCGGCGGTACCCCCGTGGAGTTTCCCGCCATCGCCGTGTGCGACGGCATCGCCATGGGCCATGTGGGCATGAAGTACTCCCTGGTCACCCGTGATCTGATCGCCGACTCCACCGAGGCCATGGCCATGGCCCATCAGTTTGACGGCCTGGTCATGATCCCCAACTGCGACAAGAACGTTCCCGGCCTGCTGATGGCTGCCGCCCGGGTGAATATCCCCACCATCTTCGTCTCCGGCGGTCCTATGATGGCCGGTACCATGAATGACGGCCGCCGCACCTGCCTGAGCCACATGTTTGAGGCGGTAGGCTCCTACTACGCCGGCAAGCTGGACGAGGCGGGCCTGGAGGAGTACGAGAACAATGCCTGCCCCACCTGCGGCTCCTGCTCCGGCATGTATACCGCAAACTCCATGAACTGCCTCACCGAGGCCATCGGTATGGGTCTGCGGGGCAACGGCACCATTCCCGCCGTGTGGTCCGCCCGGCTGCGCCTGGCCAAGCACGCCGGTATGCAGATCATGGAGCTGGTGGAGAAGGACATCCGTCCCCGGGATATCATGACTGAGGCCGCCTTCCACAACGCCGAGACTATCGATATGGCTCTGGGCTGCTCCACCAATACCATGCTCCACCTGCCCGCCATCGCCCACGAGTGCGGCATCGAGCTCAGCTTCGATATGGCCAATGAGATTTCTGACAAGACTCCCAACCTGTGCCACCTGGCTCCCGCCGGCGACACCTACATGGAGGACCTGGAGCGGGCCGGCGGTGTATACGCGGTCATGGCCGAGCTGGCCAAAGCCGGTCTGCTGGATACCAGCCTGATGACCTGCACCGGCAAGACCATTGCCGAAAACCTGGAGGGCGTGGTCAACCGGAACCCCGAGCTCATCCGTCCCATTGAAAATCCCTACTCCAAGACCGGCGGCATCGCAGTCCTCAAGGGCAACCTGGCTCCCGACGGCTGTGTGGTGAAGCAGTCTGCCGTGGCCCCAGAGATGATGGTCCACGAGGGTCCCGCCCGGGTGTTTGACTCTGAGGAGGATGCCATCCAGGCCATCTACGCCGGTAAGATCGTGGCCGGTGACGTGGTAGTCATCCGCTACGAGGGCCCCAAGGGCGGCCCCGGCATGCGTGAGATGCTCAACCCCACCTCCGCCATTGCGGGCATGGGTCTGGATAAGGACGTGGCCCTCATCACCGACGGCCGCTTCTCCGGCGCCACCCGCGGCGCATCTATTGGCCATGTCTCCCCTGAGGCGGCCTCCGGCGGCCCCATCGGCCTGGTGGAGGAGGGTGATCTCATTGCCATCGATATCCCCGCCCATACCATTACTCTGAAGGTAGACGAGGCCACCCTGGCTGCCCGGAAGGCCAAGTGGGTCTGCCCCGAGCCAAAGATCAAGACCGGCTACCTGGCCCGGTACGCCAAGCTGGTTTCCTCTGCGGATAAGGGAGCCATTCTGGAGTAA
- a CDS encoding YabP/YqfC family sporulation protein — translation MEYSGLPNQVAHHILLEGREQLTVSGVEEVESFDENTIVMLTVKGTLVVRGEDLHIEKLSLDGGDLKVEGTVDSLSYEDAGRERVGLFARLLGG, via the coding sequence ATGGAATACAGTGGACTGCCCAATCAGGTGGCCCACCACATTCTTTTGGAGGGACGGGAACAGCTTACCGTCTCCGGTGTGGAGGAAGTGGAGAGCTTTGATGAAAATACCATCGTCATGCTCACGGTTAAAGGGACTTTGGTAGTACGGGGAGAGGATCTGCATATTGAAAAGCTGTCTCTGGACGGGGGAGACCTGAAGGTGGAAGGAACCGTGGACTCCCTGTCCTATGAGGACGCAGGCCGGGAGCGGGTGGGGCTGTTTGCCCGGCTGCTGGGCGGATGA
- the ilvB gene encoding biosynthetic-type acetolactate synthase large subunit, whose protein sequence is MKIRATQAIMECLLEQEVDTVFGYPGGTILNLYDELYNYQDKIRHVLTAHEQGASHAADGYARSTGKVGVCFATSGPGATNLTTGIATAYMDSSPVVFITCNVSENLLGKDSFQEVDITGIAMPITKATYLVRDPQTIPDVMRQAFAVAATGRPGPVLIDFLKNVTFLNAMIDYEFIPWTKNRSTNSIRELAVNHGLKAPEPDLGDIDKLVDMIAQAERPLIICGGGVVRGRADKQFREFAEKLDAPVAITVMGGGGFPGAHPLTTGMIGMHGSQASNVACNECDLLIAVGCRFSDRVALQPESFASQAKIVHIDIDRSEIDKNVLTDHHIVGSAKRVLELLNERLPQYSHPEWKAHILPLREKQPVEDGDKLTPGQILDAIQKAVPHDTIVATDVGQHQMWSIQHFHFEYPGQLLTSGGFGTMGFGLGAAIGAKMGNPDKVVVHTTGDGCFRMNCHELATVQHYNLPIITVVFNNGTLGMVRQWQHLIYNEHYSQTTLDRGPDFVKLAEAYGLKGKRVTNRAEMEAALQEALSCGCGYVIDCQIDMDEMVRPMVAGGAHITDFLLK, encoded by the coding sequence ATGAAAATCAGAGCCACTCAGGCCATCATGGAGTGCCTGCTGGAGCAGGAGGTGGACACCGTCTTCGGCTATCCCGGCGGAACCATCCTGAATCTCTATGATGAACTGTATAATTATCAAGATAAAATACGTCATGTATTGACTGCTCACGAGCAGGGAGCCTCCCACGCCGCTGACGGCTACGCCCGCTCTACCGGAAAGGTGGGAGTGTGCTTTGCCACCAGCGGCCCCGGAGCCACCAATCTGACTACCGGCATCGCTACCGCCTACATGGACTCCTCCCCTGTGGTGTTCATCACCTGCAACGTCAGTGAGAACCTGCTGGGCAAGGACTCCTTCCAGGAGGTAGACATCACCGGTATTGCCATGCCCATCACCAAGGCCACCTATCTAGTCCGGGATCCCCAGACCATCCCCGACGTGATGCGCCAGGCCTTTGCTGTGGCGGCCACCGGCCGGCCCGGCCCGGTGCTTATCGACTTTTTGAAGAATGTCACCTTCCTCAACGCCATGATCGACTATGAGTTCATCCCCTGGACCAAGAACCGCTCCACCAACAGCATCCGGGAACTGGCGGTGAACCACGGTCTGAAGGCGCCCGAGCCCGACCTGGGAGATATCGACAAGCTGGTGGATATGATTGCTCAGGCGGAGCGCCCGCTGATCATCTGCGGCGGCGGCGTGGTTCGGGGCCGGGCGGATAAACAGTTCCGGGAATTTGCCGAGAAGTTGGACGCGCCGGTGGCCATCACGGTCATGGGCGGCGGCGGCTTCCCCGGTGCTCATCCCCTCACCACTGGTATGATCGGCATGCACGGCTCCCAGGCCAGTAATGTGGCCTGCAATGAGTGCGACTTGCTTATCGCGGTGGGCTGCCGGTTCTCCGATCGAGTGGCTCTCCAGCCGGAGAGCTTCGCTAGCCAAGCCAAGATCGTACATATCGATATTGACCGCTCTGAGATCGATAAAAACGTACTTACCGACCACCACATCGTGGGTTCTGCCAAGCGGGTGCTGGAGCTGCTCAATGAGCGTCTGCCCCAGTACAGCCATCCGGAGTGGAAGGCGCATATTCTCCCCCTGCGGGAGAAGCAGCCGGTGGAAGACGGCGATAAGCTTACCCCCGGTCAGATCCTGGATGCCATCCAGAAGGCGGTGCCCCACGATACCATCGTGGCCACCGACGTGGGCCAGCATCAGATGTGGTCCATCCAGCACTTCCACTTTGAGTATCCCGGCCAGCTGCTGACTTCCGGCGGATTTGGTACCATGGGCTTTGGCCTGGGCGCGGCGATCGGCGCCAAGATGGGCAACCCCGACAAGGTAGTGGTCCACACCACCGGCGACGGCTGCTTCCGTATGAACTGCCATGAGCTGGCCACCGTGCAGCACTATAACCTGCCCATTATCACCGTTGTATTCAATAACGGAACTCTGGGCATGGTTCGTCAGTGGCAGCACCTCATTTATAACGAGCATTATTCCCAGACCACCCTGGACCGGGGACCCGACTTTGTCAAGTTGGCCGAGGCCTATGGGTTGAAGGGCAAGCGGGTTACAAACCGTGCCGAGATGGAGGCCGCCCTTCAGGAGGCCCTCTCCTGCGGCTGCGGCTATGTGATCGACTGCCAGATTGATATGGACGAGATGGTACGGCCCATGGTGGCCGGCGGCGCCCACATCACCGACTTTTTGCTTAAGTAA
- the ilvN gene encoding acetolactate synthase small subunit: MKKTFDTEKKLYTLSLLVQDIPGVLSQVARLFSRKGYNIESIVSGETSQPGVTRITIVILGDELMVNQIAAQCRKLIPVMVVKILDEETSIQREFAMIKVKAVDRNARDEVIQMANIFRANIIDVSRETLTVAIFGDKNKTSALIDLLDDFGILEMAKTGTLAIERGRSSIYDDNKLREEYNYGKNVL; the protein is encoded by the coding sequence ATGAAAAAGACCTTTGATACCGAAAAGAAGCTCTATACCCTGTCCCTGCTGGTCCAGGATATTCCCGGTGTGCTGAGCCAGGTGGCCCGGCTGTTCTCCCGCAAGGGTTATAACATCGAGTCCATCGTCTCCGGCGAGACCAGCCAGCCCGGGGTGACCCGTATTACCATCGTCATCCTGGGGGATGAGCTGATGGTCAATCAAATCGCCGCCCAGTGCCGCAAGCTGATTCCCGTCATGGTGGTAAAGATCCTAGACGAGGAGACCTCCATCCAGCGGGAATTCGCCATGATCAAGGTCAAGGCGGTGGATCGCAACGCCCGGGACGAGGTGATCCAGATGGCCAACATCTTCCGCGCCAACATCATTGATGTCAGCCGGGAAACCCTCACTGTGGCTATCTTTGGAGATAAGAACAAGACCAGCGCCCTCATTGACCTGCTGGATGACTTCGGCATCCTGGAGATGGCGAAGACGGGCACCCTGGCCATTGAGCGGGGCCGCAGCTCCATCTATGACGACAACAAGCTGCGGGAAGAGTATAACTACGGCAAAAACGTACTGTAA
- the raiA gene encoding ribosome-associated translation inhibitor RaiA, with product MKFVFTDKKVNIPNYIHNYAEKKVGKLDRYFKEDATAAITFSIEKDRNQVEVTIRSSGTIFRVSESSSDMRASIDAAVASLERQFRKNKSRLEKRLRQGAFERTIDEAEVASFVPDGPEEGEYRIVRTKTFPIKPMTQEEAILQMNLLGHSFFAFRNEDADGSFAVVYRRNDGDYGIIEDET from the coding sequence ATGAAGTTTGTGTTTACAGACAAAAAGGTGAACATACCCAACTACATCCACAACTATGCGGAGAAGAAAGTGGGTAAGCTCGACCGTTATTTTAAGGAGGATGCCACCGCCGCAATTACGTTCAGCATCGAGAAGGACCGTAACCAGGTGGAGGTCACCATTCGGTCCAGCGGCACCATCTTCCGTGTGTCTGAAAGCTCCTCTGATATGCGTGCTTCCATCGACGCGGCTGTGGCTTCTCTGGAGCGCCAGTTCCGTAAAAATAAGTCCCGTCTGGAGAAGCGTCTGCGCCAGGGCGCCTTTGAGCGGACCATTGATGAGGCGGAAGTGGCTTCTTTCGTTCCTGACGGACCGGAAGAGGGCGAGTACCGCATCGTGCGCACCAAGACCTTCCCCATCAAGCCCATGACCCAGGAGGAGGCTATCCTGCAGATGAATCTGCTGGGCCACAGCTTCTTCGCCTTCCGCAATGAGGACGCCGACGGCTCCTTTGCTGTGGTATACCGCCGCAACGACGGGGACTACGGCATCATTGAGGACGAGACCTGA
- a CDS encoding S1 RNA-binding domain-containing protein, giving the protein MEFGVGSILDGKVTGITKFGAFVALPEGRSGLVHISEIAYSYVNEVSDYLKEGQEVKVKVIGIDQANRINLSIKKVNDPPQRAAGGAQGGRPPRQGGPRSNAPRSGGYVPRPAAPKEPTDFEDRLRQFMQASDSKLSELRYLEKKGGNRRGGGRR; this is encoded by the coding sequence ATGGAGTTTGGTGTTGGGTCCATTTTGGACGGTAAGGTAACGGGAATCACGAAGTTTGGTGCGTTTGTGGCGCTGCCGGAGGGCCGCTCCGGATTGGTGCACATCTCCGAGATCGCCTATTCCTATGTCAATGAGGTCAGCGATTATCTGAAGGAGGGTCAGGAGGTCAAGGTCAAGGTCATCGGCATTGACCAGGCCAACCGGATCAATCTCTCCATTAAGAAGGTCAATGATCCGCCTCAGCGCGCCGCCGGGGGAGCTCAGGGAGGCAGACCTCCTCGTCAGGGCGGACCTCGCTCCAACGCGCCCCGTTCCGGGGGCTATGTGCCCCGTCCCGCCGCCCCCAAGGAGCCCACGGACTTTGAGGATCGGCTGAGACAGTTTATGCAGGCTTCCGACAGCAAACTCTCTGAGCTGCGCTATCTGGAGAAGAAGGGCGGAAACCGCCGTGGCGGCGGCCGCCGGTAA
- a CDS encoding biotin--[acetyl-CoA-carboxylase] ligase, which yields MSREQVLSLLLQQENQYVSGEAMSRTLGISRAAVWKAIEALRQEGYTIQSAPNRGYRLDSAPDRVREGELTGPLAGCHVGEKLLCLDTVDSTNTECKRQAMAGAPDGLVVISEEQTGGRGRLGRTFQSPKGRGLYVSALLRPQLPPAEVTDFTAWVAVAVCDGIEAACGLRPQIKWTNDIILNGKKVCGILTEMGLESESNALQYLIPGIGINANHAPEDFSEDVRPMATSLAQELGHPVRRSELAVQVIRALDRMYAAFPQGKQEYLDKYRADCLTPGNQVQLITPVSRREAKAVAIDDEFRLVVEYPDGSREALSAGEVSVRGMYGYV from the coding sequence ATGAGCCGGGAACAGGTGCTCTCCCTGCTGCTGCAGCAGGAGAATCAATATGTATCCGGGGAGGCCATGAGCCGTACCCTGGGAATCAGCCGCGCGGCGGTATGGAAGGCCATTGAGGCTCTGCGCCAGGAGGGATATACCATTCAGTCCGCGCCCAACCGCGGGTATCGGCTGGACAGCGCGCCCGACCGGGTGCGGGAGGGGGAGTTGACCGGACCTCTGGCCGGATGCCATGTGGGTGAGAAGCTGCTGTGTCTGGACACCGTAGATTCCACCAACACCGAGTGCAAGCGCCAGGCCATGGCAGGAGCGCCGGATGGGTTGGTGGTCATCAGTGAGGAGCAGACCGGCGGCCGGGGACGGCTGGGACGGACCTTCCAGTCCCCCAAGGGCCGGGGCCTGTATGTATCTGCCCTGCTGCGCCCCCAGCTGCCCCCCGCAGAGGTGACCGACTTCACCGCCTGGGTGGCTGTGGCGGTGTGCGACGGCATTGAGGCCGCCTGCGGTCTGCGTCCCCAGATCAAGTGGACCAATGATATCATTCTCAACGGGAAAAAAGTGTGCGGCATCCTTACCGAGATGGGGCTGGAGAGCGAGAGCAACGCCCTGCAATACCTGATCCCGGGCATCGGCATCAACGCCAACCACGCCCCGGAGGATTTCAGTGAAGATGTGCGCCCTATGGCCACCTCTTTGGCCCAGGAGCTGGGCCATCCGGTGCGCCGCTCTGAGCTGGCTGTCCAGGTCATCCGTGCTCTGGACCGGATGTACGCCGCCTTCCCCCAGGGGAAGCAGGAGTATTTGGATAAGTACCGCGCCGACTGCCTCACCCCGGGCAACCAGGTGCAGCTCATCACCCCCGTCTCCCGCCGGGAGGCCAAGGCTGTGGCCATCGACGACGAATTCCGCCTGGTGGTGGAGTATCCCGATGGCAGCCGGGAAGCCCTGTCGGCCGGAGAAGTTTCGGTGCGGGGCATGTATGGATATGTTTAA
- a CDS encoding septum formation initiator family protein, whose protein sequence is MRLKRTGILTKVVIVVLLVYLATSLLDLRGQIQNTKEQQQTVSQQVEDQRLANQELQEAIDNSDDPETLERVARERGYVKQGETLYSDVAG, encoded by the coding sequence ATGCGCCTCAAACGAACCGGGATTTTAACCAAGGTAGTGATCGTGGTGCTGCTGGTCTATCTGGCTACCTCTCTGCTGGATCTGCGTGGACAGATCCAGAACACCAAAGAGCAGCAGCAGACGGTGAGCCAGCAGGTAGAGGATCAGCGCCTGGCCAACCAGGAGCTTCAGGAGGCCATCGACAACAGCGATGACCCCGAAACTCTGGAGCGGGTGGCCCGGGAGCGGGGCTATGTCAAGCAGGGGGAGACCCTGTACAGCGACGTAGCCGGCTGA
- the ilvC gene encoding ketol-acid reductoisomerase, with amino-acid sequence MAKMYYAKDCDINYLNGKKIAIIGYGSQGHAHALNLKDSGCDVCVGLREGSKNWKNAEEAGLKVMSISEAAKWGDIVMMLINDEVQADVYKRDIAPNLEEGNALAFAHGFNIRYQQIVPPKGVDVFMAAPKGPGHTVRSTYVNGKGVPCLVAVEQNATGDAMKIALAYIAGIGGARAGIMETTFHDETETDLFGEQAVLCGGVVDLMRCGFETLVEAGYEPENAYFECIHEMKLIIDLINKGGVAAMNYSISDTAEFGEYVSGPRVLPYEETKKNMKAVLSDIQDGTFAGKWIAENKNGRTFFNSKRAQLAKHQMEIVGEELRKNMLWGDDKDLDTASN; translated from the coding sequence ATGGCTAAGATGTATTATGCCAAGGACTGTGACATCAACTATCTCAACGGGAAGAAGATCGCTATTATCGGCTACGGTTCCCAGGGTCACGCTCACGCCCTGAACCTGAAGGATTCCGGCTGCGATGTGTGTGTGGGTCTGCGTGAGGGCTCCAAGAACTGGAAGAACGCCGAGGAGGCCGGTCTGAAGGTTATGTCCATTTCTGAGGCTGCCAAGTGGGGCGACATCGTGATGATGCTCATCAACGACGAGGTCCAGGCTGACGTGTACAAGCGTGACATCGCCCCCAACCTGGAGGAGGGCAACGCTCTGGCTTTTGCCCACGGCTTCAACATCCGCTATCAGCAGATCGTGCCTCCCAAGGGCGTGGACGTGTTCATGGCTGCCCCCAAGGGCCCCGGCCACACTGTCCGTTCCACCTATGTCAACGGCAAGGGCGTGCCCTGCCTGGTGGCCGTGGAGCAGAACGCCACTGGTGATGCCATGAAGATCGCTCTGGCCTACATCGCCGGCATCGGCGGCGCCCGCGCCGGTATCATGGAGACCACCTTCCACGACGAGACCGAGACCGACCTGTTCGGTGAGCAGGCTGTTCTGTGCGGCGGCGTGGTAGATCTGATGCGCTGTGGCTTCGAGACCCTGGTGGAGGCCGGTTACGAGCCTGAGAACGCCTACTTCGAGTGCATCCACGAGATGAAGCTGATCATCGACCTGATCAACAAGGGCGGCGTGGCTGCCATGAACTACTCCATCTCCGATACCGCGGAGTTCGGTGAGTATGTCTCCGGTCCCCGTGTTCTGCCTTACGAGGAGACCAAGAAGAACATGAAGGCGGTTCTCTCCGACATCCAGGACGGCACCTTTGCCGGCAAGTGGATCGCCGAAAACAAGAACGGCCGTACCTTCTTCAACTCCAAGCGTGCCCAGCTGGCCAAGCACCAGATGGAGATCGTGGGCGAGGAGTTGCGTAAGAACATGCTCTGGGGCGACGACAAGGATCTGGACACCGCTTCCAACTAA
- a CDS encoding amidohydrolase, translating to MLIINGTVHTMDGLTIPGGYVAIRGDKIAQVGPMEECPKDWEGRIFDARGGHITPGFIDAHCHLGMFGDGVGIEGDDGNEATDPCTPHLRAVDAVNPLDRCFQEAREAGVTTVLTGPGSANPISGQFAALKTNGKWVDAMVLKAPAAMKMALGENPKLTYNERHETPSTRMATAAVIRENLAKAVEYREKLERAAQDEDEDKPDYDAKLEALLPVINGELPVQIHAHRADDIATGIRICKEFGLKYVIVHGTEGHLIPELLAQEGAGVITGPCLGDRSKPELANMTIETPAILRMFGVKTAVCTDHPETPIQYLPLCAAMAIRGGMDPEGALACITINAAQLAGIDDRVGSLTPGKDADVVVTSAHPLNWLSRVRLVVMDGKVIKE from the coding sequence ATGCTGATCATCAACGGAACGGTCCATACCATGGACGGACTGACCATCCCCGGAGGATATGTAGCCATTCGCGGCGATAAGATCGCCCAGGTTGGCCCCATGGAGGAGTGTCCCAAGGATTGGGAGGGACGGATCTTTGACGCCCGTGGCGGCCACATCACCCCCGGCTTTATTGACGCCCACTGCCATTTGGGGATGTTCGGCGACGGCGTGGGCATCGAGGGAGACGATGGCAACGAGGCCACCGATCCCTGTACCCCTCACCTCCGGGCGGTGGACGCAGTGAATCCTCTGGACCGCTGCTTCCAGGAGGCTCGGGAGGCGGGCGTGACCACGGTGCTCACCGGCCCCGGCTCTGCCAATCCCATCAGCGGACAGTTTGCCGCCCTGAAGACCAACGGCAAGTGGGTGGACGCCATGGTGCTCAAAGCCCCTGCCGCCATGAAGATGGCTCTGGGCGAGAACCCCAAGCTCACCTATAACGAGCGCCACGAGACCCCCTCCACCCGTATGGCTACCGCCGCGGTGATCCGGGAAAATCTGGCCAAGGCGGTGGAGTACCGGGAGAAGCTGGAGCGGGCGGCCCAGGATGAGGACGAGGACAAGCCGGACTACGACGCCAAGTTGGAGGCTCTGCTGCCGGTGATCAACGGGGAACTTCCCGTCCAGATCCACGCGCACCGGGCCGACGACATTGCCACCGGCATCCGGATCTGCAAGGAATTTGGCCTGAAGTATGTCATTGTCCACGGCACCGAGGGACATCTCATCCCTGAACTGCTGGCGCAGGAGGGGGCCGGTGTGATCACCGGACCCTGTCTGGGAGACCGCTCCAAGCCCGAGCTGGCCAACATGACCATTGAGACGCCCGCCATCCTACGGATGTTCGGAGTGAAAACCGCGGTGTGTACCGACCACCCCGAGACCCCCATCCAGTATCTGCCCCTGTGTGCCGCCATGGCCATCCGGGGCGGCATGGACCCGGAGGGCGCCCTGGCCTGTATCACCATCAATGCCGCTCAGCTGGCTGGCATTGATGACCGGGTGGGTTCCCTCACCCCCGGCAAGGACGCCGACGTGGTGGTCACCAGTGCCCACCCCCTCAACTGGCTCAGCCGGGTGCGTCTGGTGGTCATGGACGGTAAGGTGATCAAGGAATAA
- a CDS encoding FadR/GntR family transcriptional regulator, with amino-acid sequence MERKNRWQQAAAALYDQIVAEKRLQPGDKLPNEVELSQELGVSRATLREAIRSLCAQGVLEVRRGKGTFVSPQVEEIEDFGFDRLNGVKGRLRDLFELRAIFEPQAAALACRRATQEERADILAKGEAVAACIRSGEDRTRADRAFHTAIVRSTHNEFMVRLLPIINQAVEEAISAGEHAEELAQVTLQDHAMLMDFFRKGDAQGAEYAMAIHMRHAMDEMELEE; translated from the coding sequence ATGGAACGAAAAAACCGCTGGCAGCAGGCTGCTGCCGCACTCTATGACCAGATTGTGGCGGAAAAGCGCCTCCAGCCTGGAGATAAGCTGCCCAACGAAGTGGAGCTGTCCCAGGAGCTGGGGGTGAGCCGGGCCACTCTGCGGGAGGCCATCCGCTCCCTGTGTGCCCAGGGCGTGCTGGAGGTACGCCGGGGTAAAGGCACCTTTGTCTCCCCTCAGGTGGAGGAGATCGAGGACTTCGGGTTTGACCGGTTAAATGGCGTAAAGGGCCGCCTGCGTGATCTATTTGAACTGCGGGCCATCTTTGAGCCTCAGGCCGCCGCCCTGGCCTGCCGTCGGGCCACCCAGGAGGAGCGCGCTGACATCCTGGCCAAGGGGGAAGCGGTGGCCGCCTGCATCCGCTCGGGTGAGGACCGCACCCGGGCCGACCGGGCCTTCCACACCGCCATTGTCCGCTCCACCCACAACGAGTTCATGGTGCGCCTGCTGCCCATCATCAACCAGGCGGTGGAGGAGGCCATCTCTGCCGGAGAACACGCCGAGGAGCTGGCCCAGGTCACTTTGCAGGATCACGCCATGCTCATGGACTTTTTCCGTAAGGGGGATGCACAGGGTGCGGAGTACGCCATGGCCATCCACATGCGTCACGCCATGGATGAGATGGAGTTAGAGGAGTAA
- a CDS encoding CPBP family intramembrane glutamic endopeptidase, protein MTQKVYYDKLQSSDRFIFINPEVHSMKLRPISQVTSRMGAVLLLCIILMAACSPIYNWMEQNVSYFLSTPLIYALRLLAFLLPAWLLLGPLPKKPNPMRPSGTPEHWIAWAVLGYGICLLITTAVLSVGLGGPTFQILAQDFPPDFLPNLWLLIPAALGEEFMFRRFYCAYLSPYGHTFAILVSAYLFAFFHGNLPQALYAFPFGILTGYLYLKTGTIALPFLVHLLDNVLFQQSLRLHALLSARTGLPYGQGFFFCSMVLILLPLLYLCLRLKQQGSPSPLFQIRQVLRCIGAQKADYKAAFASGGMLLVHAWFAVSCLVSLGAMIALTHGW, encoded by the coding sequence TTGACGCAGAAGGTTTATTATGATAAACTTCAATCGAGTGATAGGTTTATTTTTATAAACCCGGAGGTGCATTCCATGAAACTGCGTCCCATTTCCCAAGTAACCAGCCGCATGGGAGCGGTTCTGCTCCTTTGTATCATCCTAATGGCCGCATGTTCGCCCATCTACAATTGGATGGAACAAAATGTTTCCTATTTTCTCTCCACGCCACTAATCTATGCTCTGCGGCTGCTGGCATTTCTCCTGCCTGCATGGCTCCTGCTGGGCCCGCTTCCAAAGAAGCCGAATCCTATGCGTCCATCTGGCACCCCAGAACACTGGATTGCCTGGGCCGTGCTGGGCTATGGCATCTGCCTGCTGATTACAACAGCGGTTCTGTCTGTTGGTCTGGGCGGACCAACCTTCCAAATCCTTGCACAAGATTTTCCGCCGGATTTTCTTCCGAATCTCTGGCTGCTTATCCCCGCCGCGCTTGGGGAAGAATTCATGTTTCGCCGCTTTTACTGCGCCTATTTGTCCCCCTACGGCCACACTTTTGCCATCCTAGTCTCCGCCTATCTATTTGCCTTCTTTCATGGGAATCTTCCCCAGGCACTCTATGCATTTCCCTTTGGTATTCTCACCGGATACCTCTACCTGAAAACTGGAACGATCGCACTTCCCTTTCTGGTCCATCTGTTGGACAACGTTCTGTTTCAACAGTCCCTGCGCCTGCATGCCCTTCTGTCGGCCCGGACCGGATTGCCCTATGGACAGGGATTCTTCTTCTGCTCCATGGTTCTCATTCTTCTTCCCCTTCTGTATCTGTGCCTGCGTCTTAAGCAGCAGGGCAGCCCTTCTCCCCTCTTCCAGATTCGACAGGTTCTGCGCTGCATCGGTGCTCAAAAAGCAGATTACAAGGCCGCCTTTGCTTCCGGCGGGATGCTGCTGGTCCATGCTTGGTTTGCAGTCAGCTGTTTGGTGTCTTTGGGCGCTATGATAGCATTGACCCATGGTTGGTAA